The following coding sequences are from one Bombus terrestris chromosome 14, iyBomTerr1.2, whole genome shotgun sequence window:
- the LOC105666451 gene encoding odorant receptor 13a, producing the protein MNIRNYVFINQLVLKFVGLYPISIVRYVICISCIMLITIPQIIMIYTNWNDLNIVMEIGSTLLTISLAMLKSAIWMFNRKNLELFIEFMLTDYWKIIEANVFEYLQKYALYAKTITKGYLISMCNALLFFFSLPIIEILITKHEDSDNFTMNFPFAASYPMAFYKFPLYEIAYASQILATSICCLVMLATDGLIATALLHTCGHFAVLRKNVKQLDSYIYRVCIVFYYIYVYNCNIIYFKIIQLLQITSLKTNSKHINANLYEIKIQIIHVIKHHQVVLWFCDNMEKNFHLILFLQAMISSLLICFVGFQVSATLMEQSKMIKFASHLIVAFFQLLLFCFPGDMLIRESFSISTAVYSIQWSQLATFVKNELCMIIARSQRPSYITAGKLYIMHLENFTAILSTAFSYFMMLQSFNSES; encoded by the exons atgaatattagaaattatgtTTTCATAAATCAACTAGTTCTTAAATTTGTTGGACTTTATCCAATAAGTATTGTGAgatatgttatatgtattagTTGTATTATGCTTATTACTATACCACAAATAATAATGATTTATACAAATTGGAATGATTTAAACATTGTTATGGAAATAGG CTCAACTTTACTAACAATTTCGCTTGCTATGTTAAAATCAGCAATTTGGATGTTCAATAGAAAGAATTTAGAGCTTTTTATTGAATTCATGTTAACAGATTACTGGAAAATAATTGAAGCTAATGTTTTTGAATACTTACAAAAATATgcatt ATATGCTAAAACCATTACCAAAGGATATCTTATTTCTATGTGTAATgccttattatttttctttagtTTACCtattatcgaaatattaattacaaagcATGAAGATTCAGATAATTTTACTATGAACTTTCCATTTGCTGCATCATATCCTATggctttttataaatttccctTGTATGAG ATTGCATATGCGTCTCAAATATTGGCAACAAGTATTTGTTGTTTGGTCATGCTTGCAACTGATGGTCTAATTGCAACTGCTCTACTTCATACATGCGGACATTTTGCGGTACttagaaaaaatgtaaaacaacTCGATTCATACATCTATCGTGTATGTATTGTATtctactatatatatgtatataattgtaatattatttattttaaaattatccaATTATTGCAGATAACTAGTTTAAAGACTAATTCAAAACACATAAATGCAAATTTATACGAaatcaaaattcaaataatacaTGTAATCAAACATCATCAAGTAGTGCTTTG GTTTTGCGACAATATGGAAAAAAATTTCCATCTAATACTCTTTTTACAAGCAATGATTAGTAGTCTCCTAATTTGTTTCGTCGGATTTCAGGTTTCTGCA ACGTTAATGGAACAGTCTAAAATGATTAAGTTTGCTTCTCATTTAATCGTGgcattttttcaattattacttTTCTGTTTTCCTGGAGACATGTTAATACGAGAG aGTTTCAGTATAAGCACAGCTGTATATTCCATACAATGGTCTCAATTAGCAACTTTTGTTAAAAATGAACTGTGTATGATCATTGCGCGTTCTCAAAGACCTAGTTATATTACAGCAGGAAAATTATACATAATGCATTTGGAAAATTTTACAGCG ATACTCAGTActgcattttcatattttatgatGCTTCAGAGCTTCAATTCAGAATCTTAG
- the LOC100646436 gene encoding actin-like protein 6B: protein MSGGMLYGGDEIGALVFDLGHHSLRVGYAQEDTPKAEIPAVIGVGEDGNCTATKTEPMDIDDKKPDNNITQSGTKYYIDTTILHVPRKNMEVVSYMKDGMIEDWDHFEKVLDYTYSKVIQSDAEYHPVLFSESPWNVRSKREKLTELMFEKYNVPAYFLVKNAVLAAFANGRATGIVVDSGATHTSAVPVQDGFVLTQAIVKSPLGGDYISMQCRQFLQDNDIDLSPSYMVGSKEVVKDHEKPRWVKKKGLPEVTKSWHNYMVKKLIQDFQATVLQVSETPYDEKIVSTIPAVQYEFPAGYHQDFGSERFRIPEALFDPSMVQMRGGMVGNTMLGVGHIVTTSVGMCDVDVRPALYGSVVVTGGNSFIQGFPERLNRDLSMRIPSSMRLKLISVNGCAERRFGAWIGGSILASIGTFQQMWISSQEYEESGKSQVERKCP from the exons ATGTCAGGTGGCATGCTTTATGGAGGAGATGAAATTGGAGCCTTAGTATTTGACTTAGGTCATCATTCTTTAAGAGTTGGTTATGCTCAAGAAGATACCCCTAAAGCTGAAATTCCAGCAGTTATAGGTGTAGGAGAAGATGGCAATTGTACAGCAACAAAAACAGAACCAATGGATATTGATGATAAAAAGCCAGACAACAATATTACACAATCTGGGACCAAGTATTATATTGATACTACTATACTTCATGTTCCAAGAAAGAATATGGAAGTTGTAAGTTATATGAAGGATGGGATGATTGAGGATTGGGATCATTTTGAGAAg GTTTTAGATTATACCTATTCCAAAGTAATTCAGTCAGATGCAGAATATCATCCAGTACTGTTTTCTGAATCTCCATGGAATGTACGCAGTAAAAGAGAAAAACTGACTGAATTAATGTTTGAGAAATATAATGTACCAGCCTATTTTCTTGTCAAAAATGCGGTTCTTGCTGCTTTTGCAAATGGTAGAGCAACTGGTATTGTAGTTGATAGTGGTGCAACACACACTTCTGCTGTACCAGTTCAAGACGGTTTTGTATTAACACAGGCAATAGTTAAATCTCCACTTGGAGGAGATTATATAAGTATGCAATGCAGACAATTTCTTCAG GACAATGACATTGACTTGTCCCCTTCTTACATGGTGGGTAGCAAAGAAGTGGTTAAAGATCACGAAAAACCAAGATGGGTAAAAAAGAAGGGATTACCTGAAGTTACTAAATCTTGGCATAATTATATGGTAAAAAAGCTTATACAGGACTTCCAAGCTACAGTGCTGCAAGTATCAGAAACTCCATATgatgaaaaaattgtttctacAATTCCTGCAGTTCAATATGAATTTCCTGCTGGATATCATCAG gaTTTTGGAAGCGAAAGATTTCGTATACCAGAAGCACTTTTTGATCCCAGTATGGTACAAATGCGTGGTGGTATGGTTGGTAATACTATGTTAGGAGTAGGTCATATTGTTACAACTAGTGTAGGCATGTGTGATGTTGATGTAAGACCAGCACTTTATGGTAGTGTTGTTGTGACTGGTGGCAATTCATTCATTCag GGCTTTCCGGAACGTTTAAACCGAGATCTTTCCATGAGAATTCCATCTAGTATGAGGTTGAAACTAATTAGTGTAAATGGTTGTGCTGAACGACGATTCGGAGCTTGGATCGGTGGATCAATTTTGGCTTCAATTGGAACTTTCCAACAAATGTGGATATCGAGCCAAGAATATGAAGAAAGCGGCAAAAGCCAAGTAGAACGAAAATGTCCTTAG